In a genomic window of Maridesulfovibrio ferrireducens:
- a CDS encoding TIGR03960 family B12-binding radical SAM protein has translation MKKLLPLLTRPTRYLGSEWGTVHKDPASVKAHIALGFPDLYEIGMSYLGQKILYEIVNKNPDFYAERAYVPCEETAGIMREHGELLCTMESDTPLKDIDAVGVSLTHELCYTNVLYMLDLAGIPLKTADRGEDCPLIIAGGGACFNAEPMADFLDVMMLGDGEESIIRVLETIADCKEKNLCRADKLTALSKLPGIYIPSFFDPENPGDFCVEKAIVDDLNPIDFPKDQVLPYGNVIHDRLTLEIARGCTRGCRFCQAGIIYRPVRERTPEILNKTLMQGLEETGYEETSLLSLSTGDYSALDAFFAKSFDHCAAEQISISLPSLRVGSLSEPIMERIATIRRTGATLAPEAGSQRLRDVINKGITEQGLLDHSRMLFENGWQSIKLYFMIGLPTETFEDLDAILDLCLKVRDIAGPHVKLMQISAAISPFVPKPQTPFQWERQISLEEINERLDYLREKFSKYKRIKLKFHIPRMSFLEGIFSRGDRRLGPVIQKAYERGALFSSWKDHLDLKPYLEAMEEEGLTPEEFLAEIPVDKRLPWDHLSCGVSKKFLLTERERGFKGKITGDCRYEECHNCGVCEFDGRKSLLKVQAAEKDIRPKMVFTQRDQANKDVQPFVQKEKPDLGLKGSHFRIWYTKTGTTAYLSQLDLQPVFERAIRRAKLPLTFSQGFHPMPRISFGRALPVAVESQAEWMNVMFRTELTDEELVEKLNKQMPIGIVITKAAKLSLAHKQSQPQIEDFLLSFNGDNEETAQRVAKWREFMESEEYIISHKSKKGFKEKNARPCLSSYEELGNNKIKMTFDWTDLYISPTKIIAAVCPGTTLLDYSLMKTDQRFE, from the coding sequence TTGAAAAAGCTACTCCCCCTCCTGACACGGCCCACACGTTACCTCGGCTCTGAATGGGGCACCGTTCACAAAGACCCGGCTTCTGTTAAAGCTCATATAGCTCTCGGATTTCCAGATCTATACGAAATAGGGATGTCATATCTCGGACAGAAAATTCTTTATGAAATTGTGAACAAAAATCCCGATTTCTACGCTGAGCGTGCTTACGTGCCATGTGAAGAAACCGCCGGAATAATGCGTGAACACGGCGAATTGCTGTGTACCATGGAAAGCGACACTCCGCTCAAAGACATTGACGCGGTCGGGGTAAGCCTTACGCATGAGCTATGCTATACAAATGTACTTTATATGCTCGACCTTGCCGGAATTCCGCTTAAAACTGCGGATCGGGGTGAAGACTGCCCGCTTATTATTGCCGGTGGAGGTGCTTGTTTCAACGCCGAACCTATGGCGGATTTTCTCGACGTAATGATGCTCGGCGATGGCGAAGAATCAATCATACGAGTCCTTGAAACCATTGCCGATTGTAAAGAAAAAAATCTTTGCCGGGCTGACAAGCTGACAGCATTGTCTAAACTTCCGGGCATTTATATCCCATCCTTTTTTGACCCTGAAAATCCCGGTGATTTTTGTGTAGAAAAAGCTATTGTCGACGACCTTAACCCGATTGATTTCCCCAAAGATCAGGTCCTTCCATATGGTAACGTCATACACGACAGGCTGACTCTTGAAATTGCCAGAGGTTGCACCAGAGGTTGTCGATTCTGTCAGGCGGGTATTATTTACCGTCCGGTAAGAGAACGTACACCGGAAATTCTGAACAAGACATTGATGCAGGGGCTTGAGGAAACCGGTTACGAAGAAACTTCGTTACTATCGCTAAGCACCGGCGACTACTCCGCACTTGATGCTTTTTTTGCAAAAAGTTTCGACCACTGCGCTGCTGAACAAATTTCCATTTCACTGCCCTCTCTGCGTGTCGGCTCGCTTTCCGAACCGATCATGGAGCGGATTGCGACCATCAGACGGACCGGAGCGACTCTCGCCCCTGAGGCCGGAAGTCAGCGTTTACGGGATGTCATCAACAAAGGTATTACCGAACAGGGACTGTTGGATCATTCACGGATGCTCTTCGAAAACGGATGGCAGAGCATCAAACTTTATTTCATGATCGGCCTGCCCACCGAAACATTCGAAGACCTTGACGCAATCCTCGACCTTTGCCTCAAAGTCCGCGACATTGCCGGGCCGCATGTCAAACTCATGCAAATCTCAGCAGCTATTTCACCGTTTGTGCCCAAACCGCAAACTCCTTTTCAGTGGGAACGCCAAATATCACTAGAGGAAATTAATGAAAGACTTGATTACCTACGCGAAAAATTCAGTAAATATAAACGCATCAAACTAAAATTCCATATTCCTCGCATGAGCTTCCTTGAAGGAATTTTTTCACGCGGAGATCGTCGTCTAGGCCCGGTTATTCAAAAAGCATACGAACGCGGTGCTCTTTTTTCAAGCTGGAAGGATCATCTGGATTTAAAACCATACCTTGAAGCGATGGAAGAAGAAGGTCTCACCCCCGAAGAATTCCTTGCAGAAATTCCGGTTGATAAAAGACTCCCATGGGATCACCTTTCATGCGGTGTCAGCAAAAAGTTTTTACTGACTGAAAGAGAACGCGGATTTAAAGGGAAAATTACCGGAGACTGCCGTTACGAAGAATGTCATAATTGCGGTGTCTGTGAATTTGACGGGCGTAAATCGCTTTTAAAAGTTCAAGCCGCAGAAAAAGATATCCGCCCGAAAATGGTCTTCACTCAAAGAGATCAGGCAAATAAGGATGTTCAACCCTTTGTTCAGAAAGAAAAACCGGACCTTGGTCTAAAAGGCAGTCACTTTCGCATCTGGTACACAAAAACCGGAACGACAGCCTATTTAAGCCAGCTTGACCTGCAACCTGTTTTTGAACGGGCCATACGTAGAGCCAAACTCCCGCTGACCTTCTCTCAAGGGTTTCACCCTATGCCGCGCATTTCTTTCGGGCGCGCCCTGCCTGTAGCCGTAGAAAGTCAGGCTGAGTGGATGAATGTAATGTTCCGCACCGAACTTACTGATGAAGAGTTGGTTGAAAAGCTGAATAAACAAATGCCCATCGGCATTGTGATAACTAAAGCTGCCAAGCTTTCTCTTGCCCATAAGCAAAGCCAGCCGCAAATTGAAGACTTTCTACTATCTTTCAATGGTGACAACGAAGAAACAGCTCAGCGCGTGGCAAAATGGCGGGAATTCATGGAATCTGAAGAATACATCATCTCGCATAAATCCAAAAAAGGATTTAAAGAGAAAAATGCCAGACCATGTCTCAGCAGCTACGAAGAACTGGGTAACAATAAAATAAAAATGACTTTTGACTGGACCGATCTTTACATCAGCCCGACCAAAATCATTGCAGCAGTTTGTCCCGGAACAACTTTGCTGGACTACTCACTGATGAAAACAGATCAACGATTCGAATAA
- a CDS encoding L-lactate MFS transporter: MGKQKTMNRWFPVLGAILIQLALGAIYAWSVFTPSLVAAGWTKIQTQIVFSVGLVTFALSMVWAGKKLAVWGPRKLAMLSGIVLGAGYALAGFFGGTNFTALCLFIGVIGGAGIGLGYVVPIAVGMRWFPDKKGFITGLAVAGFGFGAMAWVKLAGAWGSLIADFGLSTTFSIYGLVFFAMIALGGTWMVFPPEGWLPEGYNPEVTSSGKAAKKEENFSFSEMLKTPQFLLIFITFTFSAAAGLMSIGLMKLYPMEALQAQGLSAAESSAIAGTAMAVFFSLSNGLGRIAWGTASDKLGRKMSILLMTAIQGLTLLAFTSMAGHEYLLYLGATIIGFNFGGNFALFPTMTADTFGTKNVGQNYPYIFLAYGVGGMFGPMLGGKLGDLGNFPMAFTICGVCCLIGAVAISLVKQPQKNCEMTEPEFAD, encoded by the coding sequence ATGGGTAAACAAAAAACAATGAACCGATGGTTTCCAGTTCTGGGGGCAATTCTTATCCAGCTTGCTCTCGGAGCAATCTATGCGTGGTCGGTATTCACACCATCACTTGTTGCGGCAGGTTGGACAAAAATTCAAACTCAGATTGTTTTTTCAGTCGGCCTTGTAACCTTTGCCCTTTCAATGGTCTGGGCCGGTAAAAAACTTGCCGTATGGGGGCCCAGAAAACTTGCAATGCTCAGCGGGATTGTACTCGGAGCAGGTTATGCCCTTGCAGGATTTTTCGGCGGAACTAACTTCACGGCTCTCTGTCTCTTTATCGGTGTTATCGGCGGAGCAGGAATCGGACTCGGCTATGTTGTTCCTATCGCAGTAGGCATGCGCTGGTTTCCTGATAAAAAAGGGTTCATCACAGGACTTGCTGTTGCAGGTTTCGGATTCGGCGCAATGGCATGGGTAAAACTTGCCGGAGCATGGGGATCCCTTATTGCCGACTTCGGACTTTCCACAACTTTTTCTATCTATGGATTAGTCTTTTTCGCAATGATCGCACTCGGTGGAACATGGATGGTTTTCCCTCCTGAAGGCTGGCTCCCTGAAGGATATAATCCCGAAGTGACGTCTTCCGGCAAAGCAGCTAAAAAAGAGGAAAATTTCTCGTTCTCCGAAATGCTCAAAACTCCTCAATTTTTACTCATTTTCATAACCTTTACCTTCAGTGCGGCAGCAGGACTCATGTCCATCGGACTTATGAAACTTTATCCTATGGAAGCTCTTCAGGCACAGGGACTTTCCGCCGCTGAATCAAGCGCTATAGCAGGAACAGCAATGGCCGTGTTCTTCAGCCTTTCCAACGGACTCGGAAGAATTGCATGGGGAACTGCAAGTGATAAACTCGGGCGTAAAATGTCCATACTTTTGATGACAGCGATTCAGGGACTCACCCTGTTAGCCTTCACCAGTATGGCCGGGCACGAATACCTGCTCTACCTCGGCGCGACCATTATCGGATTTAACTTCGGCGGAAACTTTGCCCTGTTCCCGACTATGACAGCTGACACTTTCGGTACCAAAAACGTAGGTCAGAACTATCCTTATATTTTCCTCGCCTACGGAGTCGGAGGAATGTTCGGCCCGATGCTCGGCGGAAAACTGGGAGATCTCGGAAACTTCCCGATGGCTTTCACAATCTGTGGAGTCTGCTGTCTCATCGGCGCTGTTGCAATCTCACTGGTAAAACAGCCACAAAAAAACTGTGAAATGACTGAACCGGAATTCGCTGATTAA
- a CDS encoding nitroreductase family protein: MNFKDILIKRRAINFFDPDRDVEESLLKTVIENAANAPSSYNLQPWKLMVLRDHGRKTSLQALAFNQPKVTEAPVILIVLADRDGWKAGNSSFESVFKDNVDSGKMQQEHKDSFSGTTQTLYGQTSESSQAFANKNAGLFAMSLMYSATEQGLETHPMDGFDHDGVKKEFNIPDNYWIPMLIAVGYLKPGVKVHPKAWRQSYEEMILK; this comes from the coding sequence ATGAATTTCAAGGATATTCTAATCAAAAGAAGAGCAATTAATTTTTTTGATCCTGACCGCGACGTAGAAGAGTCTCTTTTAAAAACGGTTATTGAAAATGCTGCCAACGCACCTTCAAGTTACAACCTCCAGCCATGGAAACTTATGGTGTTGCGGGATCATGGCAGAAAAACATCGCTTCAAGCCCTTGCCTTTAACCAGCCGAAAGTCACCGAAGCTCCGGTCATACTTATTGTTCTAGCTGACCGCGACGGATGGAAAGCAGGAAACAGCTCATTCGAGTCTGTTTTCAAAGACAATGTTGATTCAGGGAAAATGCAGCAGGAACATAAAGACAGTTTCTCAGGGACCACGCAAACCCTGTACGGACAAACCAGTGAATCTTCTCAAGCTTTTGCCAATAAAAATGCAGGATTATTCGCAATGTCGCTTATGTATTCAGCCACGGAGCAAGGACTTGAGACCCATCCTATGGATGGCTTCGATCATGACGGAGTGAAAAAAGAATTCAATATACCTGACAATTACTGGATTCCTATGCTCATTGCAGTCGGCTATTTAAAGCCGGGCGTTAAAGTTCATCCCAAAGCATGGCGACAATCTTACGAAGAAATGATCCTTAAATAA
- a CDS encoding pirin family protein — protein MRREISQIFYGEPVTEGAGVKLHRAFGYFEASLFDPFLMLDDFRSHNPEDYIKGFTWHPHRGIETITYIHSGDVEHDDSLGNKGIISSGSVQWMTAGSGIVHQEMPKGDKNGSMLGFQLWANLPASHKMIEPCYREITKTEIPEIIRKNGTKIKIIAGTVNGVKGPARNIAIDPEYLDCTVPAGLEFVHPLNKEYTAFIYIIEGQGSVNGSVVKNRALVLFDKGEELAVTAGKNGLRFLLISGKPLDEPIFWRGPIVMNSMEELEQAFQEYQDGTFVKHSLSGGQSNEFQGYSNQKKSN, from the coding sequence GTGAGACGTGAAATAAGTCAGATTTTTTACGGGGAACCAGTTACCGAAGGAGCCGGTGTAAAGCTTCATCGCGCTTTTGGATATTTCGAAGCATCCCTTTTTGACCCCTTCCTGATGCTGGACGACTTCCGTTCACATAACCCCGAAGATTACATCAAAGGTTTCACATGGCATCCTCACCGGGGTATCGAAACCATCACTTATATCCACAGCGGCGATGTTGAACATGACGACAGCCTCGGAAATAAAGGGATAATTTCATCCGGCAGCGTGCAGTGGATGACCGCCGGAAGCGGCATTGTTCATCAGGAAATGCCGAAGGGAGATAAAAACGGCTCAATGCTCGGATTTCAGCTGTGGGCAAACCTCCCCGCTTCCCATAAAATGATTGAGCCCTGTTATCGAGAAATTACTAAAACTGAAATTCCAGAAATTATACGCAAAAACGGAACCAAAATAAAAATTATTGCCGGTACGGTAAACGGAGTAAAAGGTCCGGCCCGCAACATTGCCATTGACCCTGAATATCTTGACTGCACCGTTCCCGCAGGACTTGAATTTGTACATCCTCTAAACAAAGAATACACCGCTTTCATTTATATAATAGAGGGACAAGGATCAGTGAATGGTTCCGTAGTGAAGAACCGAGCGCTTGTCTTGTTTGATAAAGGTGAAGAGCTTGCCGTAACTGCGGGTAAAAATGGTCTGCGATTTCTGCTTATTTCCGGCAAACCTTTAGATGAACCTATTTTCTGGCGTGGTCCTATCGTCATGAACTCCATGGAAGAATTGGAACAAGCATTCCAAGAGTATCAGGATGGAACATTTGTAAAGCACAGTTTATCAGGAGGACAGTCTAATGAATTTCAAGGATATTCTAATCAAAAGAAGAGCAATTAA
- the acs gene encoding acetate--CoA ligase, with amino-acid sequence MNEENKIESLSTENRIFNPPTDVPTACVKSLEEYKAIYDRSINDMEGFWAERADELITWDRKWDTVLEYDFNKPEIKWFEGGKLNASANCLDRHIENGRRNKAALIWQGEQDDEVKVYTYDMLHREVCRFANVLKKLGVEKGDRVSIYLPMIPELAIAMLACTRIGAPHTIIFAGFSSNSLRDRINDCGVKVHITGDGVLRGGRVIPLKPNSDEALKECPTVEQCVVVPRAGNEVEMVEGRDRLWGELMSDPDISNDCPYELMDAEDPLFILYTSGSTGKPKGVFHTTGGYMTYAAHTCQWVFDLKDNDVHWCTADIGWVTGHSYIVYGPLALGATSVMFESVPTYPDPARFWQICEKFKVNVFYTAPTAIRALMREGDKWTEKYDLSSLRILGTVGEPINPEAWMWYHNKIGGAKLPIVDTWWQTETGGHVLSPLPYATPLKPGSATLPLPGIDAAIVDRQGNEVGPNEGGFLIIRKPWPGMLRGVWGNQERFKQQYFEGFPGVYESGDGARRDEDGYFWIMGRVDDVINVSGHRLGTAEIESALVSHPSVSEAAVVGMPHPIKGQSIYAYVTLKAEFDEGEDITKELRLHVRKEIGPLATPEVIQFSPSLPKTRSGKIMRRILRKIVEGDTANLGDTSTLADPSVVTALIEGYDEIMNP; translated from the coding sequence ATGAACGAAGAGAACAAAATCGAAAGCCTTTCGACTGAAAACAGAATTTTCAATCCTCCTACCGATGTACCCACCGCGTGTGTAAAAAGTCTTGAGGAATACAAAGCCATATATGACCGCTCCATTAATGATATGGAAGGATTCTGGGCTGAACGCGCAGACGAACTCATCACATGGGATCGTAAATGGGACACTGTCCTCGAGTACGATTTCAACAAACCTGAAATTAAATGGTTTGAAGGCGGAAAACTGAACGCGTCTGCAAACTGCCTCGACCGCCATATTGAGAACGGACGCCGCAACAAAGCTGCTTTGATCTGGCAGGGCGAGCAGGACGATGAAGTTAAAGTCTACACATATGATATGCTTCATCGCGAAGTTTGCCGCTTTGCGAACGTACTTAAAAAACTCGGCGTTGAAAAAGGCGACCGCGTATCAATTTATCTGCCCATGATCCCGGAACTTGCGATTGCTATGCTCGCCTGTACCCGTATCGGAGCACCTCACACTATCATTTTTGCAGGATTCAGCTCTAACAGCCTGCGTGACCGCATCAACGACTGCGGCGTTAAAGTTCACATCACCGGTGACGGCGTACTTCGCGGCGGCAGAGTAATTCCTTTGAAACCGAACTCTGACGAAGCTCTTAAAGAATGTCCCACTGTTGAACAGTGTGTAGTTGTTCCAAGAGCCGGCAATGAAGTTGAAATGGTTGAAGGAAGGGACAGACTGTGGGGAGAACTCATGTCCGACCCGGATATCAGCAACGACTGCCCTTACGAACTCATGGATGCAGAAGATCCTCTCTTCATCCTCTACACTTCCGGCAGCACAGGAAAACCCAAAGGCGTTTTCCACACAACCGGTGGTTACATGACCTACGCAGCTCATACCTGCCAATGGGTTTTCGATCTCAAAGACAATGATGTTCACTGGTGTACAGCTGATATCGGCTGGGTAACAGGACATTCATATATTGTATACGGACCGCTCGCTCTCGGTGCTACCAGCGTCATGTTCGAGTCAGTTCCCACCTATCCAGATCCAGCAAGATTCTGGCAGATCTGCGAAAAGTTCAAAGTAAATGTATTCTACACAGCTCCCACCGCTATTCGCGCACTGATGCGTGAAGGTGACAAGTGGACTGAAAAATATGATCTCTCCAGCCTGCGCATTCTGGGAACAGTTGGTGAACCGATCAACCCCGAAGCATGGATGTGGTATCACAACAAGATCGGCGGAGCGAAACTTCCCATCGTGGACACATGGTGGCAGACTGAAACCGGCGGACATGTTCTTTCTCCGCTGCCTTACGCAACACCGCTCAAACCAGGCTCCGCAACATTGCCACTGCCGGGTATTGATGCAGCGATTGTTGACAGACAGGGTAATGAAGTCGGCCCCAATGAAGGTGGATTCCTCATTATCAGAAAACCTTGGCCCGGAATGCTCCGCGGAGTCTGGGGTAATCAGGAAAGATTCAAACAGCAGTACTTCGAAGGGTTCCCCGGTGTATACGAATCCGGTGACGGAGCACGCAGGGATGAAGATGGATACTTCTGGATTATGGGTCGCGTAGATGACGTTATAAACGTTTCCGGTCACAGACTCGGAACCGCTGAAATCGAATCAGCTCTGGTTTCACATCCATCAGTTTCTGAAGCTGCTGTTGTCGGCATGCCGCACCCAATTAAAGGACAATCAATTTACGCCTATGTAACACTCAAGGCTGAATTTGATGAAGGCGAAGATATCACCAAAGAACTGCGTCTGCATGTTCGCAAGGAAATCGGACCTCTGGCAACGCCTGAAGTGATTCAGTTCTCCCCATCTCTGCCTAAAACCAGAAGTGGAAAAATAATGCGCCGCATCCTTCGCAAGATTGTTGAAGGTGACACTGCAAACCTCGGCGATACTTCAACTCTCGCCGATCCATCAGTAGTTACTGCTCTTATCGAAGGTTACGACGAAATTATGAACCCATAA